In Carassius carassius chromosome 46, fCarCar2.1, whole genome shotgun sequence, the following proteins share a genomic window:
- the LOC132129110 gene encoding transcription factor ETV7-like isoform X2 has translation MSDASSPPPLIKSCNGTKPQVCSLIMHDPQNEPSSGYDTVPDELCKLPGRLRINPSLWNKEDVNLWLRWAQREYSLRRADHNKFEMNGKALCLLTKEDFRLRCPSSGDVLYELLQHVKQQRRCAIFSPLSSSNTQSQQMPVSHGTTGPYVPSNRSVPVCPANPNSWVLTSSCNTDQSQERKPFSADPEHSHAMHRELSHHSPEEKNQQTSPEKNRQPLNVNSREEPLNLSNKPTGPANTTQTSEANGKIADCKLLWNYVYQLLSDSRYEAFIRWEDPDAMIFRVVDSNGLARLWGNHKNRANMTYEKMSRALRHYYKLNIIKKETGQRLLFRFLKTPEEIMQGRSERGEPSGSPDSPASPDYREEALEVSPVSTPATMSPGSEHNFSISPTP, from the exons ATGAGTGACGCCTCCTCACCGCCACCTTTGATAAAG AGCTGTAATGGGACCAAACCCCAAGTTTGCTCTCTGATTATGCACGACCCACAAAATGAACCTTCATCCGGGTATGATACAGTGCCTGATGAACTCTGCAAGCTACCTGGAAGACTGC GGATCAATCCATCCTTGTGGAATAAGGAGGACGTGAATCTCTGGCTGCGTTGGGCTCAGAGGGAATATTCTCTGCGACGTGCAGACCACAACAAATTTGAGATGAACGGAAAGGCACTTTGTCTTCTCACCAAAGAGGACTTCCGTCTTCGCTGTCCCAGCTCTG GTGACGTTCTGTATGAACTCCTTCAGCATGTGAAGCAGCAGAGGAGATGTGCCATCTTCAGTCCGCTGTCCAGCTCCAACACACAGTCACAACAGATGCCCGTCTCACACGGGACGACAG GTCCTTATGTTCCCTCTAACAGAAGTGTTCCTGTTTGTCCCGCGAATCCAAATTCCTGGGTGTTAACATCTAGCTGCAACACAGATCAGAGCCAGGAGAGGAAACCTTTTTCTGCTGACCCTGAGCATTCACATGCCATGCACAGAG AGCTTTCTCATCATTCTCCTGAGGAAAAAAATCAACAAACGTCTCCAGAAAAAAACAGACAGCCTTTAAATGTTAACTCTAGAGAGGAGCCTCTCAACCTGTCCAATAAACCTACAGGACCTGCAAACACCACACAAACCTCTGAGGCTAATGGAAAGATTGCAG ACTGCAAACTCTTATGGAACTATGTGTACCAGCTGCTGTCGGACAGCAGGTATGAGGCCTTCATACGCTGGGAGGATCCAGACGCCATGATCTTCAGAGTGGTGGATTCCAACGGACTGGCACGACTCTGGGGCAACCACAAG AACAGGGCCAATATGACCTATGAGAAAATGTCCAGAGCATTACGCCATTACTACAAGCTCAACATTATCAAGAAAGAGACAGGCCAGAGGCTGCTCTTCCG GTTTCTGAAGACCCCTGAAGAAATCATGCAAGGCAGGTCAGAGCGTGGAGAACCCTCAGGGTCTCCCGATAGTCCTGCGTCTCCAGACTACAGAGAAGAAGCTCTGGAAGTATCACCTGTATCGACTCCTGCTACCATGAGCCCCGGCTCTGAACACAACTTCAGCATATCACCAACCCCATAA
- the LOC132129110 gene encoding transcription factor ETV7-like isoform X1 yields MSDASSPPPLIKQSCNGTKPQVCSLIMHDPQNEPSSGYDTVPDELCKLPGRLRINPSLWNKEDVNLWLRWAQREYSLRRADHNKFEMNGKALCLLTKEDFRLRCPSSGDVLYELLQHVKQQRRCAIFSPLSSSNTQSQQMPVSHGTTGPYVPSNRSVPVCPANPNSWVLTSSCNTDQSQERKPFSADPEHSHAMHRELSHHSPEEKNQQTSPEKNRQPLNVNSREEPLNLSNKPTGPANTTQTSEANGKIADCKLLWNYVYQLLSDSRYEAFIRWEDPDAMIFRVVDSNGLARLWGNHKNRANMTYEKMSRALRHYYKLNIIKKETGQRLLFRFLKTPEEIMQGRSERGEPSGSPDSPASPDYREEALEVSPVSTPATMSPGSEHNFSISPTP; encoded by the exons ATGAGTGACGCCTCCTCACCGCCACCTTTGATAAAG CAGAGCTGTAATGGGACCAAACCCCAAGTTTGCTCTCTGATTATGCACGACCCACAAAATGAACCTTCATCCGGGTATGATACAGTGCCTGATGAACTCTGCAAGCTACCTGGAAGACTGC GGATCAATCCATCCTTGTGGAATAAGGAGGACGTGAATCTCTGGCTGCGTTGGGCTCAGAGGGAATATTCTCTGCGACGTGCAGACCACAACAAATTTGAGATGAACGGAAAGGCACTTTGTCTTCTCACCAAAGAGGACTTCCGTCTTCGCTGTCCCAGCTCTG GTGACGTTCTGTATGAACTCCTTCAGCATGTGAAGCAGCAGAGGAGATGTGCCATCTTCAGTCCGCTGTCCAGCTCCAACACACAGTCACAACAGATGCCCGTCTCACACGGGACGACAG GTCCTTATGTTCCCTCTAACAGAAGTGTTCCTGTTTGTCCCGCGAATCCAAATTCCTGGGTGTTAACATCTAGCTGCAACACAGATCAGAGCCAGGAGAGGAAACCTTTTTCTGCTGACCCTGAGCATTCACATGCCATGCACAGAG AGCTTTCTCATCATTCTCCTGAGGAAAAAAATCAACAAACGTCTCCAGAAAAAAACAGACAGCCTTTAAATGTTAACTCTAGAGAGGAGCCTCTCAACCTGTCCAATAAACCTACAGGACCTGCAAACACCACACAAACCTCTGAGGCTAATGGAAAGATTGCAG ACTGCAAACTCTTATGGAACTATGTGTACCAGCTGCTGTCGGACAGCAGGTATGAGGCCTTCATACGCTGGGAGGATCCAGACGCCATGATCTTCAGAGTGGTGGATTCCAACGGACTGGCACGACTCTGGGGCAACCACAAG AACAGGGCCAATATGACCTATGAGAAAATGTCCAGAGCATTACGCCATTACTACAAGCTCAACATTATCAAGAAAGAGACAGGCCAGAGGCTGCTCTTCCG GTTTCTGAAGACCCCTGAAGAAATCATGCAAGGCAGGTCAGAGCGTGGAGAACCCTCAGGGTCTCCCGATAGTCCTGCGTCTCCAGACTACAGAGAAGAAGCTCTGGAAGTATCACCTGTATCGACTCCTGCTACCATGAGCCCCGGCTCTGAACACAACTTCAGCATATCACCAACCCCATAA
- the LOC132129110 gene encoding transcription factor ETV6-like isoform X3, whose product MSDASSPPPLIKQSCNGTKPQVCSLIMHDPQNEPSSGYDTVPDELCKLPGRLRINPSLWNKEDVNLWLRWAQREYSLRRADHNKFEMNGKALCLLTKEDFRLRCPSSGDVLYELLQHVKQQRRCAIFSPLSSSNTQSQQMPVSHGTTELSHHSPEEKNQQTSPEKNRQPLNVNSREEPLNLSNKPTGPANTTQTSEANGKIADCKLLWNYVYQLLSDSRYEAFIRWEDPDAMIFRVVDSNGLARLWGNHKNRANMTYEKMSRALRHYYKLNIIKKETGQRLLFRFLKTPEEIMQGRSERGEPSGSPDSPASPDYREEALEVSPVSTPATMSPGSEHNFSISPTP is encoded by the exons ATGAGTGACGCCTCCTCACCGCCACCTTTGATAAAG CAGAGCTGTAATGGGACCAAACCCCAAGTTTGCTCTCTGATTATGCACGACCCACAAAATGAACCTTCATCCGGGTATGATACAGTGCCTGATGAACTCTGCAAGCTACCTGGAAGACTGC GGATCAATCCATCCTTGTGGAATAAGGAGGACGTGAATCTCTGGCTGCGTTGGGCTCAGAGGGAATATTCTCTGCGACGTGCAGACCACAACAAATTTGAGATGAACGGAAAGGCACTTTGTCTTCTCACCAAAGAGGACTTCCGTCTTCGCTGTCCCAGCTCTG GTGACGTTCTGTATGAACTCCTTCAGCATGTGAAGCAGCAGAGGAGATGTGCCATCTTCAGTCCGCTGTCCAGCTCCAACACACAGTCACAACAGATGCCCGTCTCACACGGGACGACAG AGCTTTCTCATCATTCTCCTGAGGAAAAAAATCAACAAACGTCTCCAGAAAAAAACAGACAGCCTTTAAATGTTAACTCTAGAGAGGAGCCTCTCAACCTGTCCAATAAACCTACAGGACCTGCAAACACCACACAAACCTCTGAGGCTAATGGAAAGATTGCAG ACTGCAAACTCTTATGGAACTATGTGTACCAGCTGCTGTCGGACAGCAGGTATGAGGCCTTCATACGCTGGGAGGATCCAGACGCCATGATCTTCAGAGTGGTGGATTCCAACGGACTGGCACGACTCTGGGGCAACCACAAG AACAGGGCCAATATGACCTATGAGAAAATGTCCAGAGCATTACGCCATTACTACAAGCTCAACATTATCAAGAAAGAGACAGGCCAGAGGCTGCTCTTCCG GTTTCTGAAGACCCCTGAAGAAATCATGCAAGGCAGGTCAGAGCGTGGAGAACCCTCAGGGTCTCCCGATAGTCCTGCGTCTCCAGACTACAGAGAAGAAGCTCTGGAAGTATCACCTGTATCGACTCCTGCTACCATGAGCCCCGGCTCTGAACACAACTTCAGCATATCACCAACCCCATAA
- the ube2t gene encoding ubiquitin-conjugating enzyme E2 T: MQRVSRLKRELHLLSAEPPPGVSCWQTEGRLDQLQAQIVGGADTPYEGGVFTLEINIPERYPFEPPKMRFLTPIYHPNIDNAGRICLDALKLPPKGAWRPALNISTVLTSIQLLMAEPNPDDPLMADISSEFKYNKPLYLEKAKKWTAEHAIQKNKGCVETEEKAPENKNKKTTHKREALSAQENLEHTKKVCM; the protein is encoded by the exons ATGCAGAGAGTGAGTCGTCTGAAGCGGGAGCTGCATCTTCTGAGCGCTGAACCTCCTCCAGGAGTCTCCTGCTGGCAGACCGAGGGACGGCTGGATCAACTACAAGCCC AGATTGTAGGAGGTGCAGACACTCCCTATGAAGGAGGTGTGTTCACACTGGAAATCAACATTCCTGAGAG GTATCCATTTGAGCCTCCAAAGATGCGTTTCCTGACACCCATCTATCACCCCAACATCGATAATGCAGGACGCATTTGTCTTGATGCTCTGAAGCTGCCACCAAAG GGAGCCTGGCGGCCAGCACTCAATATTTCAACAGTGCTCACCTCCATACAGTTACTGATGGCCGAACCGAACCCTGACGACCCACTCATGGCTGATATA TCCTCAGAATTTAAATACAACAAACCACTATATCTAGAGAAGGCAAAGAAATGGACAGCTGAACATGCAATTCAGAAGAACAAG GGTTGTGTGGAGACAGAAGAAAAGGCTCCCgagaataaaaataagaaaactaCACACAAGAGAGAGGCACTTAGTGCACAGGAGAATTTAGAGCACACCAAGAAAGTATGCATgtag